In Leucobacter denitrificans, the genomic window ATGACGCCCTTCGCGGCTTCACCGAACGGAATCTTCGCAATGCCGGCCGCAACGAACAGGTCGATGCCCACCGGAGGCGTGATCAAACCGATCGCAAGGTTCATCGTCATCATCACACCGATAGTGGTGAGATCCATACCGAGCTCAAGGAGCACTGGCACGAACAACGGGATGAAGAGATAGAACGCCGAAATTGCGTCAATGAACATACCCGCGATGAGCAGTGCAAGGTTGATGAGCAACACGAGCAAGACCATGCTGTCAGTCAGGTTCAGCATCCAATCAGAGACTGCGCGTGCGATCTGGTTCCTCGTGATCACGTATGCGAACAGCGTTGCCGCTGCAATGATGAGCATGATTCGACCAGACATGACGCCCGCAGAAGTGAAGATGTTAAACACTTCCTTGAACTTCAGGTCCCGCGTCACGAACAGACCAACGACGAGCGCGTACACCGAAGCAACCGCAGCAGACTCGGTCGGCGTGAAGATACCGCCGTAGATACCACCGAGAATAATCACGGGAACCAACAGACCCGGAATTGCCCGGAAAAATGCCTTGAAGATCACACGCGCAGGTGCACGATGAGTTCGCATTCCGAGTTCATCTGAATCAGAAGTTACCGCATCGTCATGCTCCATTGTCTGAACAGAAGAAGAGGCTGCGGCATCGTTCGATGCGTTTCCTGCCGTTGCCTCTGCAAGGAGCTTTCCACCTGTGTTCCGACCGAGAGCATGGTCTATATGTGAGCTTGCGCTCGCCTTTGCCATCGCCATCTCGCGTGGCAAGAACCGAGCAATGAAGTACAGCACGACCACAAGAATCAGGCCGGGCACTACACCCGCCATGAAGAGTCGACCAATCGTCACGCGATCGGCGCCACCGGCGTAGTCAGCGGCGACCACGGCGAACACGATGTACGCGATGCTCGGTGGCAGGATGATGCCAAGCTCGCCCGACGTAGCAACGAGAGCTGCCGAGTGGCGCTTGGTGTAGCCGTGCTTTGCAAGGGCAGGAATCAGGATGCCACCGATGGCAGCAACCGTCGCCGGCCCCGAGCCCGAGATTGAAGAGAAGAGCAGTGCGGTCAGGATCGCCGTGAGAGCGATGCCGTTCTTCATGTGACCGAAGCACGCGTCAGCAAACTCGACCAAACGTCTCGATATACCCGTGAGCTCCATAATGACGCCCGCGAGAATAAAGAACGGAATAGCGAGAAGTGTCTCTGAAGACAGACCGGCATAGAGAATGCTCGACGCAGGCGCAAGAGCCTTGATGCCACTGCTGTAGATGATCGTCGTGAGGGCCGAGAGACCCATCGAAACAGATACGGGAACACCAATGAACAGGCAGATGAGGAAGGTTCCGAAAAGTACGAGCTCGATCATGAGCGTTCGCCCTCCTTATGGTGCAGACGCTCTTCGTCGCGTTCGCGAGTCTTCGCATCAATCTCAGCAGCGAGCTCCATGGCCTCAGCTTCTTCGCCCACGAACGCCTCACCGCCCTTGAGTCCAATAATTGCGATCTGGATCGTGCGGATCACACACAGCAGAGCGCCAAACGGCAGTGCCATCGAGAAAATCCACTGCGGAATCTGCAGCGACGGCGTAAGACGCCCAGAGTTGAGCTGCTTGAGCGCAGTGTCAATACCGAGGTAAACAAGCACCCCAAAGAAGATGAGCATGCCGAGGCACACGAGCACAATGATGACTTTGTGCAGTACACCGCGAGTTGAATCGCGGAGCAGGCTGAAGCTTGGGTGGCTACCGAGTCGCGTTGCAGCGGCGGCACCGACCATCGTCAGCAGTACAGCGAGGTTGATGAGCAACTCGCTCGTAAACGAAAAAGAGGCGTGGAAGACGTAGCGCGCCACCACATTGGCGAATGCCAAAAGCGTGATGAACAGGAATGTCAGCGCAATGATCGTATCTTCCACCCTGCGAAGGATGAGATCAAACATTTGATTTCCAATTCCAAGAAGAGGCGGTGCCAGGCACCGCCTCTTCTCATAGGGAATTACTGAGGTGTAACAGCCTCGAGAACTTCTGGAGTCCACTTGTCTGTGTATGCGTCGTAGATCGGCTGCAGAGCCTCGCGGAAGGCGGTGAGCTGCTCAGGAGTGAGCTCCGTCACCGTCATCTGCTCCTTCATCTCTGCGAGCTGCTCCGACTCCTTGTCGCGGCTGAGTTCGATCTGGTAGGCGTTTGCCTCGGCAGCTGCCTCGTCGACAATTGCCTTGTCCTCATCGCTGAGCTCGTTGTACATGTCAAGGTTCATGCCGAGGATCAGCGGATCGTACACGTAGTTCCATACCGAGAGGTAGTCCTGAACCTCCATGAGACCGTTCGAGTAGATCACATCGAAGGGGTTCTCCTGGCCGTCGATCGTGCCATTCTGCAGCGAGGTGAAGACCTCGGAGAAGTTCATGGTGACCGGGTCAGCACCGAGCTCCTTGTAGATCTCAATGAAGAGCTCCGAGCCTGCGACACGGAACTTCATGCCCGCGATGTCCTCAGGAGCGGTGATCTCCTTTGAGTTGTTCGTGAGCTGGCGGAAGCCTGACTCGCCGAAGCCGAGCATCTTGATGTTCATGTCTTCGGTGAGGCCCGCGTACGCGTCTGCTGCGCCAGCCTCGATTGCTGCATCAGCTTCTTCGTAGTTCTGGTAGAGGAACGGAGCGGTGATTGCTGAGAACCGGGGATCGATGCCCGAGTAAATGATGGGCGAGTTGTACGAGAACGCCTTGCTGCCATCAGAGAGCATCTCAACGCCCGCTGCGGGGTCGCCGCCCGAAAGCTGCTCGTTCGCGAAGATGTTGAGCGTCATACGCCCATCAGACTTCTCGTCGAGGAGTTCGCCGAACTTCTCAGCACCAGCCCACCAGGTCGAAGTCTCCGACACTGTGATGGTCATGTCCCAGTTATAGGTATCGCCGCTAGCGTCTCCGCCACCGTTCGAAGCACCGTCTCCCGAGCAAGCGGTAAGCGCGAGCGCGGAAGTAGCAAGAATTGCTACGAGTGCAGTCTTCTTCTTCAACTGATCTCCTCCTTGAGATATTAATTCCGAGTGGATGGTTGATTCCACACGGATCTCTCTGATGAATGCGCAGGATGTCCGCCCACTCATATGTTTCCATTACGTTTCGGGTGAAACGCACCGCTTCATTATGCATCCTCTGGTAGAACCAAGCAAGTCAGTTTCACTCAGTTTGGGGATGAAAAATCAGCAGCCACTCCCAGTGTGCGCGCAATTTCGCCAAATTGGGCAGAAAAGATTTCGGTTCCGTTACGGGATTGTGACGGAACTGGTTCAACCAGGCTGAGGTAACTAGATGATGGTGATGATGATCGGAATGGTCACAATTGCCACGAGACTTGTCACGAGCGTTACCGCGGCTACGAGTCGCGTGTCACCGTCGTATTCAAAGACCACGATGCTCGCGGTGGAAGACACTGGCATCGCAGCCATGACCACCGCGATTGCGATCCACAACACCCCAAGCTCGCCCCCGAGGAGCAGAGCCAAACCCAAGGTCGCGAGCGGGAGCACGAGCAGCTTGATCGCCGATGCACTGAGCACCGCGGCAATGGGAACTCCCCCTGAGGCCATGCCCTCAAATGCAGGTTTCACAGTCAGCCCCACCGCAAACATTGCCGCTGCAACCGCGGCGCTGCCGAACATCTCGATGCTCATGCTCATCACTTCGGGCACCTGCACCTCAAGCACGCTCACAAGCACTCCGGCAACCACACTCAGCACAATCGGGTTGATAAGAATCGAGCGTTTGAACACCCTCCAGAGCATGCCGCCGATGTCGCGCCATCTCTGCTCCGATCCTGCCCCTCGCGCGCTGCTAAACGATTTCAGTAGCGGAT contains:
- a CDS encoding TRAP transporter large permease; this translates as MIELVLFGTFLICLFIGVPVSVSMGLSALTTIIYSSGIKALAPASSILYAGLSSETLLAIPFFILAGVIMELTGISRRLVEFADACFGHMKNGIALTAILTALLFSSISGSGPATVAAIGGILIPALAKHGYTKRHSAALVATSGELGIILPPSIAYIVFAVVAADYAGGADRVTIGRLFMAGVVPGLILVVVLYFIARFLPREMAMAKASASSHIDHALGRNTGGKLLAEATAGNASNDAAASSSVQTMEHDDAVTSDSDELGMRTHRAPARVIFKAFFRAIPGLLVPVIILGGIYGGIFTPTESAAVASVYALVVGLFVTRDLKFKEVFNIFTSAGVMSGRIMLIIAAATLFAYVITRNQIARAVSDWMLNLTDSMVLLVLLINLALLIAGMFIDAISAFYLFIPLFVPVLLELGMDLTTIGVMMTMNLAIGLITPPVGIDLFVAAGIAKIPFGEAAKGVMPFVISGIGVLMLVTFVPALSNWLPDLLGL
- a CDS encoding TRAP transporter small permease, whose product is MFDLILRRVEDTIIALTFLFITLLAFANVVARYVFHASFSFTSELLINLAVLLTMVGAAAATRLGSHPSFSLLRDSTRGVLHKVIIVLVCLGMLIFFGVLVYLGIDTALKQLNSGRLTPSLQIPQWIFSMALPFGALLCVIRTIQIAIIGLKGGEAFVGEEAEAMELAAEIDAKTRERDEERLHHKEGERS
- a CDS encoding DctP family TRAP transporter solute-binding subunit, which gives rise to MKKKTALVAILATSALALTACSGDGASNGGGDASGDTYNWDMTITVSETSTWWAGAEKFGELLDEKSDGRMTLNIFANEQLSGGDPAAGVEMLSDGSKAFSYNSPIIYSGIDPRFSAITAPFLYQNYEEADAAIEAGAADAYAGLTEDMNIKMLGFGESGFRQLTNNSKEITAPEDIAGMKFRVAGSELFIEIYKELGADPVTMNFSEVFTSLQNGTIDGQENPFDVIYSNGLMEVQDYLSVWNYVYDPLILGMNLDMYNELSDEDKAIVDEAAAEANAYQIELSRDKESEQLAEMKEQMTVTELTPEQLTAFREALQPIYDAYTDKWTPEVLEAVTPQ
- a CDS encoding AEC family transporter — encoded protein: MLEVLAVIAPLFVLLGAGIAAGFSKKFQSAQAGINAFVFYFSLPAYIFVAVANAPMNDGVPLGFVGLVFGATTLVYIVAYVAILIQRKLSRSRGHRVIPGPFAVAATYGNAGYLGIPIVMSVYGPDAALGAAIGQLLHNVLFMVGYPLLKSFSSARGAGSEQRWRDIGGMLWRVFKRSILINPIVLSVVAGVLVSVLEVQVPEVMSMSIEMFGSAAVAAAMFAVGLTVKPAFEGMASGGVPIAAVLSASAIKLLVLPLATLGLALLLGGELGVLWIAIAVVMAAMPVSSTASIVVFEYDGDTRLVAAVTLVTSLVAIVTIPIIITII